The Campylobacter hyointestinalis subsp. hyointestinalis nucleotide sequence GCTCCTTGCGAACCGCCTAAAAAAATTACCGTTTTTAAATCATTTCTTACCCTAGAAACCGCGAAAAATTTCTTATCCACCGGATAATCATAAGGGTTATTTCCATACGAACTAAAAAATTTCGTACAAAACGGCTTTAAAATTTGATTTAGTCTTCCGCAAATAGCATTTTGTTCATGTATAAAAAACTTTTTTCTAAAAAATAGAGCGGCAAATGAAGCAGGAGCAGAGCTGTATCCACCAACACTAATCACCAAATTTATATTATGTTTTTTAAAAATTTGACCACATTTTATTGATAATTTTAGTATATTTAGCAAGCTAGTTAACTTGCTTATGCCTTTTTTATTTACTACGCCACTACTTGATAAAAAGTACTTAAATTTAAAAATATTGTCATTTTCAAACCACATCTTATCTTGACCTCTTGATGAGCCTATAAATACTGTTTGAAAACCCCTATTATGTAGTTCTATAGCCAAAGTCTTTGCTATAGCTAGATGACCGCCCGTGCCTCCGCCTGTGATCGCTATCATGATAAATCCGCCTTTTTACTGATCATTAAAACCATTCCTATGCCGACGCATAGCGCTAAAACAGAACTTCCTCCATAGCTCAAAAACGGTACTGCAATACCTTTTATAGGTGTGATAGAAGTAATACCATAAGCGTTCATCAAAAACGCTAGCGTGATGATAGAGCCAACACCAAGAGCAAACAGATGATAAACTTTATTTTCACTTCTGGATGAAACTCTAAATATCCTATAAATGATATAAATCATAAGATAAGTTATAGCTAAAATTCCCACAAAGCCTATCTCTTCTGCGATACCTGCTAAAACAAAGTCTGTATGCACTTCACTCAAAAAACCGAGTTTAAACGTACCATTTCCAAGTCCAACGCCAAAAAAACCACCGTGATATATGGCATTTAAAGAGTGGGTTATCTGATAAGGCTCCTCAGCGTCACTTATCCGCATAAACTCAGCAATATTGCTAGGCAAGATAGATAGTATAAAGTCTTGATTTGTCACCCACCATGACTGAAAACGCCTGATTCTGTGAGGTTGAGATATGATAGCAAGAACTACAAGTATGATACCAACTACGCCTATAGTTCCAAAAAACTTTTTGCTAGTCCCAGCAAACGTGGCTAGTATCATCAAAACTAGAGTTAAAACGACGACTTGTCCTAGATCTTTTTGTAATATAGCTATCAAAAATACGGCCATACCAAAAAGTATAAAATACGGAAAAAGTATCTTAAACTCATCTTTAAGACGTTTTTTATTGTTATCTATTTTTCTAGTAAAACTCCAAGCTAGAAAAAATACAAAGCCTATCTTGAAAAACTCAACCGGAGATAAAGATATGCCCCCAAGCCTTATCCACCTCTTTGCTCCACCAGTTACAGGCACTATAGAAGCTGGCAAAAACTGCATAATAATCATAAGTAAAAATGAGCTAAAAAATATAAAAAACCCTATGACTTCAAAAGTACTTAAATTTCCAAGTATGATTCTATTTGGATTTAATCTTGATATAAACCAAATGATAAAAATTCCCAACATTCCAACTATTAGTTGCCTTATAAAAAAGTGGTAACTCGCATAATCTAAATATAAAACCGTAAATGCAGACAAAGAAAGCGAAAATACAATCCCGATTGCGATTAGAGCACTGATAGCATAAAATAATTTTATATCGGCGAACAAATTTGTCCTTATTTAAATTTAGGGATAGATTATACTCTGATTTGGCTTTAAAATGAATAAATCAGCGATCATTTAGATCCTCGGCTACTTTAGCAGCAAGCTTGAGTTTATCGCTATCAAAGTGAGTATATATCCTAGAAGTATTTAAGCTAGCGTGACCAAGAGCTTCTTGAACCAAAACAAGATCTTTCTGTTTTTTGTAGAGCATAGTAGCAAATGTGTGGCGAAGCATATGGGCGCCGTTTTTTTCTTTGCGGATTCCTGCTTTAAAAAGTATCTGCTCGACTATACGACTTATATAAGCTTGCGTGAGCTTAGTGCCTTTTTTATTTACAAAAAGATATCCGTCTTGATTTATGTAATTTATAGCTATATTTTGGAGATGTTCTTCTATGAGATGTTTTTTTATCATAACTACGCGGTATTTATTTCCTTTACCACGTATTCTTATGATAAATAGATCGCCATCTTCACTAAGATCTTTTCTTTTTAAATTCAGAGCCTCGCTTACACGAATTCCCGTAAAAATAATAAGTTTTATGATAAGTTTATTTCTGTTCCCATTTTGCTTAAAATCAGCTTCATCTATGGCTTTTAAAAACTCTTTTACTTCATCTTCACTCATAAACTCAGGCAGTTTTTGCCCTTTGTTTCCGGTGATCCCACCCCAATTTTTAAGCTCAATATCAAAAAGATGGGCTTTACCATCTTCTTCGTTTTGTTTTTCTATAAACTCAAAAAAGTTTATCACGGCGATCCGGTAGTTTTTCTTTGTGGCGTCACTGAGATTTCCAGTAGTACTTGCTAAAACTTCACTTATTAGCTCTTCATCGATCGAGGCAAGGCTTGTTAATTCATAAAATTTAAGTACTTCATAAATCTTTTTTAATGGATTAAAATACGTATTTATACCAGTAAGTCCTGCGTTTCTAGCCTTTTTTGCTAGACCATCAAGTTCATCTATGTTTTTTACACCTTTTGTAAGTGCAAAATTTACTGCAGCAAGAGCGGAGCCATCTTGAAGCTCTTTGTTTGAGAGTGAGTTTAGCTTATATTTGACAAAACGAGTCAGCCAAAACAAAAATGAGCTTTCAAAACTCTCTTTACAGTCTAATTTGTATTTCATATGTACTAAATTTACTCCAAATTTATGCTAAAAACTCATTTAAGTTTATGCCAAGTTTAAGATAAAAATAGCCTATATTTAGACTATTTTTATTTAAACTTTATAAAACGTTTTTAAATTTTAATACAAATTTTAACAAGCAAATAATTATTTCAGATTATTTGCTTTTTTGCCAAAATTTACGTCCATTTTTTCCAGCGATTATAAAGCGTAAAGCGTTAAGTTTTATAAATCCATTCGCGTCTTTTTGGTCATAAACGCTATCTTCTTCAAACGTGCAGTAGGCTTCATTAAATAGATTATCGGTCTTACTATCTCTACCGATCACCATAACATTGCCTTTATAAAGCTCAACCCTAACACTGCCATTTACGTTCTTTTGGCTCTCATCTATCGCAGCTTGAAGCATTTTACGCTCAGGCGAAAACCAGTATCCATTATATACTAAACTAGCATATTTTGGCATAAGTTCGTCTTTTAGATGTGCTGCTTCTCTATCCATAGTAATGCTCTCTATGGCTCTATGAGCTTTTAGCATTATAGTGCCTCCTGGGGTTTCATAACAACCTCTACTTTTCATACCTACATAGCGATTTTCTACGATATCAAGGCGTCCGATCCCGTGTTTTGCGCCTAGTCGATTTAACTCTGTTAAAATTTCATATGGCTTCATGATTTTGCCATTTATCGCAATGGGATCTCCATTTTTATATTCTATTTCGATGATTTCGCTCGTTTCAGGAGCATTTTTTGGACTGACACTCCATCTCCACATATCTTCTTCGGGAGCGTGATTTGGATCTTCTAAAACAAGTCCTTCATAAG carries:
- a CDS encoding argininosuccinate synthase — encoded protein: MQKKDVKKVVLAYSGGLDTSIILKWLQDEYKCEVVTFTADIGQGEEVEPARKKAISLGIKPENIFIEDLREEFVRDFVFPMFRANAIYEGEYLLGTSIARPLIAKRLVEIAAATKADCVSHGATGKGNDQVRFEIGAYALNPNIKVIAPWREWDLNSREKLLAYAEKNGIDISKKKGKSPYSMDANLLHISYEGLVLEDPNHAPEEDMWRWSVSPKNAPETSEIIEIEYKNGDPIAINGKIMKPYEILTELNRLGAKHGIGRLDIVENRYVGMKSRGCYETPGGTIMLKAHRAIESITMDREAAHLKDELMPKYASLVYNGYWFSPERKMLQAAIDESQKNVNGSVRVELYKGNVMVIGRDSKTDNLFNEAYCTFEEDSVYDQKDANGFIKLNALRFIIAGKNGRKFWQKSK
- a CDS encoding tyrosine-type recombinase/integrase, with the protein product MKYKLDCKESFESSFLFWLTRFVKYKLNSLSNKELQDGSALAAVNFALTKGVKNIDELDGLAKKARNAGLTGINTYFNPLKKIYEVLKFYELTSLASIDEELISEVLASTTGNLSDATKKNYRIAVINFFEFIEKQNEEDGKAHLFDIELKNWGGITGNKGQKLPEFMSEDEVKEFLKAIDEADFKQNGNRNKLIIKLIIFTGIRVSEALNLKRKDLSEDGDLFIIRIRGKGNKYRVVMIKKHLIEEHLQNIAINYINQDGYLFVNKKGTKLTQAYISRIVEQILFKAGIRKEKNGAHMLRHTFATMLYKKQKDLVLVQEALGHASLNTSRIYTHFDSDKLKLAAKVAEDLNDR
- a CDS encoding FtsW/RodA/SpoVE family cell cycle protein, which produces MFADIKLFYAISALIAIGIVFSLSLSAFTVLYLDYASYHFFIRQLIVGMLGIFIIWFISRLNPNRIILGNLSTFEVIGFFIFFSSFLLMIIMQFLPASIVPVTGGAKRWIRLGGISLSPVEFFKIGFVFFLAWSFTRKIDNNKKRLKDEFKILFPYFILFGMAVFLIAILQKDLGQVVVLTLVLMILATFAGTSKKFFGTIGVVGIILVVLAIISQPHRIRRFQSWWVTNQDFILSILPSNIAEFMRISDAEEPYQITHSLNAIYHGGFFGVGLGNGTFKLGFLSEVHTDFVLAGIAEEIGFVGILAITYLMIYIIYRIFRVSSRSENKVYHLFALGVGSIITLAFLMNAYGITSITPIKGIAVPFLSYGGSSVLALCVGIGMVLMISKKADLS
- a CDS encoding UDP-N-acetylglucosamine--N-acetylmuramyl-(pentapeptide) pyrophosphoryl-undecaprenol N-acetylglucosamine transferase yields the protein MIAITGGGTGGHLAIAKTLAIELHNRGFQTVFIGSSRGQDKMWFENDNIFKFKYFLSSSGVVNKKGISKLTSLLNILKLSIKCGQIFKKHNINLVISVGGYSSAPASFAALFFRKKFFIHEQNAICGRLNQILKPFCTKFFSSYGNNPYDYPVDKKFFAVSRVRNDLKTVIFLGGSQGASFINSLALSLAPRLDQKNINIIHQCGEKDFDSLQKSYENLGIKVELFKFSPNIECFMSKADICVSRAGASTLWELAANALPSIFIPFPYAAKNHQFFNAKFLQDKKLATICEQKDANSEHILNIIFQTDINFISNSLKNTILEGGAEKIIAEVLQFNIKN